One segment of Pirellulales bacterium DNA contains the following:
- the ribD gene encoding bifunctional diaminohydroxyphosphoribosylaminopyrimidine deaminase/5-amino-6-(5-phosphoribosylamino)uracil reductase RibD: MNSGERPRELDAWHMRRAIELAAQGRGFVEPNPLVGCVIARGAEIIGEGWHGRFGGPHAEVVALSVAGSRAAGATMYVTLEPCCHFGKTPPCTQAILAAGIREVVIAEQDPFPQVSGGGIAALRAAGLQVDVGVLGAEAQKLNAPYRKLITHGQPWIIAKWAMTLDGRIATVTGSSRWISNEQSRAIAHRLRGRVDAIVVGRITAFADDPLLTARPAGARVATRIVVDSQALLSSDSQLVRTAAEVPVLIATAESAFPENVDRLRTAGCEVLICPGGTHRQRLDALLVELGRRRMTNVLVEGGSRLLGAFFDARAVDEVHAFIAPKMFGGEVAPAPIAGAGLYDPNQAFRLDGPRIELVAGDIYIHGHVEKGREQAAS, from the coding sequence GTGAATTCCGGCGAACGACCGCGCGAGCTTGACGCCTGGCACATGCGCCGGGCCATCGAGTTGGCGGCCCAGGGCCGGGGCTTCGTCGAGCCCAATCCCCTGGTGGGTTGCGTCATCGCTCGCGGGGCCGAAATAATCGGCGAGGGATGGCACGGTCGCTTTGGCGGCCCGCACGCTGAGGTCGTGGCTCTGTCTGTAGCGGGCTCGCGCGCGGCGGGGGCCACAATGTACGTCACGCTGGAACCCTGTTGCCATTTTGGCAAAACCCCGCCGTGTACGCAGGCGATTCTGGCGGCAGGGATCCGCGAGGTAGTCATCGCCGAGCAGGATCCGTTTCCCCAGGTCAGTGGCGGTGGCATCGCGGCGTTGCGCGCGGCGGGCCTGCAAGTAGACGTAGGCGTGCTCGGCGCAGAGGCTCAGAAGCTCAACGCTCCGTACCGCAAGCTGATCACCCACGGCCAGCCCTGGATTATCGCCAAGTGGGCCATGACGCTCGACGGGCGGATCGCCACCGTCACCGGCAGCAGTCGCTGGATTTCGAACGAACAATCGCGCGCGATCGCCCACCGTTTGCGCGGCCGGGTCGACGCCATCGTCGTTGGTCGCATCACGGCCTTCGCGGACGATCCCTTGCTCACCGCGCGCCCGGCCGGCGCACGTGTGGCGACGCGGATCGTGGTCGATAGCCAGGCCCTATTAAGCAGCGACAGCCAGTTAGTGCGTACTGCCGCCGAAGTACCCGTTTTGATCGCGACGGCCGAGTCGGCCTTTCCCGAGAACGTGGATCGGTTGCGCACCGCCGGCTGCGAAGTTTTGATCTGTCCCGGCGGCACGCATCGCCAGCGGCTCGATGCCCTGCTGGTCGAACTGGGGAGGCGGCGCATGACCAACGTGCTGGTCGAAGGGGGAAGCCGCCTGCTGGGCGCGTTCTTCGACGCCCGCGCGGTGGACGAGGTTCACGCTTTCATCGCTCCCAAGATGTTCGGCGGCGAGGTGGCACCGGCTCCGATCGCAGGCGCCGGCTTATACGATCCGAATCAGGCCTTCAGACTCGACGGGCCGCGGATCGAATTGGTGGCCGGCGACATCTACATACACGGTCACGTGGAAAAGGGCCGTGAGCAGGCCGCATCGTAG
- a CDS encoding toxin-antitoxin system YwqK family antitoxin: MVSTALFSLLVASMSAPAPAQAPAQTQVIEERFKSGALRSKRHVRLDAKGNSVDHGVNETYYEKGQLASRYIYRKGERDGPWTEWYESGQKKGEGTYAHGNKTGLETRYFADGSKKQETNYRDDVKHGKSVTWHPGGQMSVEQDFDNGDAHGTKSRWYPDGTPQEVTKYVRGTKEGTSVSYYRTKHKSLEVAFKSGTKHGHYGEWYADGSPKADRTYIEGTLDGEFTEWHPDASLKAKGLYVDGHRDGEWQEWWSNESDHHLKIEATYEEGEMVGLYRSWYRNGQIQTFAEFTDGAKDGTVIEWYEGGNKKSECLYDNDVPTGQVMMWFETGAPKSIVSFVMGHREGDAYEWNEEGDLTGSRKSH, encoded by the coding sequence ATGGTTTCGACGGCACTCTTCAGCTTGCTCGTCGCCTCGATGTCGGCACCTGCGCCGGCCCAGGCACCCGCCCAGACGCAAGTAATCGAAGAGCGCTTTAAATCAGGCGCGCTGCGCTCCAAGCGGCACGTGCGACTGGATGCCAAAGGCAATTCCGTCGACCACGGCGTTAACGAAACCTATTACGAAAAAGGACAACTCGCCAGCCGCTACATCTATCGCAAAGGCGAACGCGACGGCCCCTGGACCGAATGGTACGAATCCGGTCAGAAGAAAGGGGAAGGCACGTACGCCCACGGCAACAAGACGGGGCTAGAAACCCGATATTTCGCTGACGGGTCGAAGAAACAAGAAACGAACTATCGCGACGACGTCAAGCACGGCAAATCCGTCACGTGGCATCCCGGCGGACAGATGTCTGTCGAACAGGACTTTGATAATGGCGACGCCCACGGAACAAAAAGCCGCTGGTATCCAGACGGCACCCCGCAAGAGGTCACCAAGTACGTTCGCGGCACGAAGGAGGGGACGTCCGTTAGTTACTATCGCACGAAGCACAAATCGCTCGAGGTGGCCTTCAAGAGCGGTACAAAGCACGGCCATTACGGCGAATGGTATGCCGACGGATCCCCCAAAGCCGACAGAACCTATATCGAGGGTACGCTGGACGGCGAATTCACCGAATGGCATCCCGATGCCAGCCTGAAGGCCAAGGGCCTCTACGTCGATGGTCATCGGGATGGCGAATGGCAGGAGTGGTGGTCGAATGAAAGCGATCACCACCTGAAGATCGAGGCCACCTACGAAGAGGGCGAGATGGTAGGTCTCTACCGGTCGTGGTATCGCAACGGCCAGATTCAGACCTTCGCCGAATTCACCGACGGCGCCAAAGACGGCACGGTTATCGAATGGTACGAAGGGGGCAATAAGAAGTCGGAATGCTTATACGACAACGACGTGCCCACCGGCCAGGTGATGATGTGGTTCGAGACAGGCGCGCCGAAATCGATCGTGAGTTTCGTGATGGGGCATCGCGAAGGGGACGCCTACGAGTGGAACGAAGAGGGAGACCTGACCGGGTCCCGGAAAAGCCACTAA
- a CDS encoding DUF1553 domain-containing protein: MPSASFPTLGAQLIVVTSLLVSALGIPIVAAADYADSVRATEGLLAHWRFEESDSSVAGSLPDLVAQPGGEISRGVDSALGSLGKALRLGPGGHVRLPRLGRHDAVSVEMWINVARLPAEPTAALYAVDNWEPGYLHFNLKSSGALELAIQGASSNPNSEPETVRPGRWLHLVVTYDARTGLERLFRDGRLIIETVVNPHPPVLLDPAALGNWSNGGQASRSLLADVDELAVYSVPLSQAQVRSHYLAAKGAQAAPVDFVSEVRPLLATHCVGCHGTDAQENQLRLDVRDWAFRGGESGEPAVVPYDTDASHLLARVTSKDREARMPPEDPRLSDAEVATLRNWIDQGAPWPDELAGHAELPKVETSHWSFQPLRDTAPPAIEHPFVASGNPIDAFILAGLNTRALSPSPAADRRTLARRLYLDMLGLPPSPEAVKQFIEDDAADAWEKLVDRVLASPQYGERWASHWLDVIRYADTHGFEVNTPRENSWPFRDYVIKSLNEDKPFDRFIVEQVAGDQLGVDSATGFLVAAPAVLPGQVGKDEPSIRQARVDELHEVIVSVGSGVLGLTIGCARCHNHKFDPISQRDYYQMQAIFAGLHYGDRPVRDPAEVLLPGGAAEVLPKAVFGGTFSAPGPTYRLYRGDPMQRRERVSPDVPAVFGSLGIESTVVEAERRMALARWLVDARNPLTPRVIVNRLWQQHFGTGLVATPSDFGAMGVPPSHPELLDWLARQLIDAHWSLKALHRLMLTSNTYRQASVAHELGLRTDAATQMLWRFPARRLEMEPIRDSILATSGALDPTRGGPGFNVFKPNDNYVRVYDAREVWGPDAWRRMIYVHRVRMAQDGVFGALDCPDAGQPAPRRSRSTTAIQALNLFNSEFIRQQAELLAKRVRDAGQQDLSCQVRRVFAETLAREPSAGELASSVRVAEEFGLPAVCRAVFNSNEFLFLP, encoded by the coding sequence ATGCCCTCCGCCTCTTTTCCCACCCTCGGCGCGCAGTTGATCGTGGTGACGAGCTTGCTCGTCAGCGCTCTCGGCATCCCGATCGTCGCCGCAGCAGACTATGCGGACAGCGTGCGCGCCACGGAAGGTCTGCTCGCCCATTGGCGTTTTGAAGAGTCGGACAGTTCCGTTGCCGGTTCTTTACCGGATCTTGTTGCGCAGCCAGGGGGCGAGATCTCGCGAGGGGTCGACTCGGCTCTTGGCTCGCTGGGCAAGGCGCTGCGATTGGGCCCCGGCGGCCACGTGCGCCTACCGCGACTCGGGCGGCACGACGCAGTGAGTGTCGAGATGTGGATCAACGTCGCCCGACTGCCGGCAGAGCCCACCGCGGCCCTGTACGCCGTTGATAACTGGGAGCCGGGCTACCTGCATTTCAATCTCAAGTCTTCAGGCGCCTTGGAACTCGCCATCCAGGGCGCTAGTAGTAATCCGAATAGTGAGCCGGAAACAGTTCGTCCCGGTCGCTGGTTGCACTTGGTTGTGACCTACGATGCACGGACCGGACTCGAGCGACTATTTCGAGATGGCCGCTTGATCATCGAAACCGTCGTTAATCCGCACCCGCCGGTGCTGCTGGACCCGGCTGCGCTGGGCAACTGGTCGAACGGCGGGCAGGCTTCGCGGTCGCTGCTGGCAGACGTGGACGAATTGGCGGTGTACTCAGTGCCGCTATCGCAAGCGCAGGTGCGCAGCCACTATCTGGCGGCCAAAGGTGCGCAAGCCGCGCCGGTGGATTTTGTCAGCGAAGTGCGGCCCTTGTTGGCCACGCATTGCGTCGGCTGTCACGGCACTGACGCCCAAGAAAATCAATTGCGGCTCGACGTGCGCGATTGGGCTTTTCGAGGTGGTGAGTCGGGCGAGCCGGCGGTCGTACCCTACGACACGGATGCAAGTCACTTACTGGCGCGTGTGACGAGCAAGGATCGCGAGGCGAGAATGCCTCCCGAGGATCCGCGCCTGAGCGATGCCGAGGTCGCCACACTGCGCAACTGGATCGATCAAGGCGCCCCCTGGCCCGACGAGTTGGCAGGCCACGCCGAGCTACCGAAAGTCGAGACCAGCCATTGGTCATTTCAGCCTCTGCGAGACACCGCGCCTCCCGCGATTGAACATCCATTCGTCGCCAGCGGCAACCCGATCGACGCCTTTATCCTGGCCGGGCTTAACACCCGAGCATTGAGTCCGTCCCCCGCGGCCGATCGTCGCACGTTGGCTCGCAGACTGTACCTAGACATGCTCGGGCTTCCCCCGTCGCCCGAGGCGGTAAAGCAATTCATCGAAGACGATGCGGCAGACGCTTGGGAGAAGCTGGTGGATCGCGTGCTAGCCAGCCCGCAGTATGGCGAGCGGTGGGCGTCGCATTGGCTGGATGTCATTCGCTATGCCGACACGCACGGCTTCGAGGTCAACACACCGCGCGAAAACTCGTGGCCCTTTCGCGATTACGTAATCAAGAGCCTGAACGAAGACAAGCCGTTCGATCGCTTCATCGTAGAACAGGTGGCGGGCGATCAATTGGGGGTCGACTCGGCGACCGGCTTTCTCGTCGCGGCGCCGGCCGTGCTGCCCGGACAGGTTGGCAAAGACGAGCCCTCGATCCGCCAGGCGCGCGTTGACGAATTGCACGAAGTGATCGTCTCGGTCGGTTCGGGTGTGTTGGGACTGACAATCGGCTGCGCGCGTTGCCACAATCACAAATTCGATCCGATCTCGCAGCGTGACTATTACCAGATGCAAGCCATCTTTGCTGGTCTGCACTACGGCGATCGCCCCGTGCGCGATCCGGCCGAGGTGCTGTTGCCCGGCGGCGCCGCGGAAGTTCTGCCGAAGGCCGTGTTCGGCGGTACGTTTTCAGCCCCCGGCCCGACATATCGACTCTATCGTGGCGATCCCATGCAGCGGCGCGAACGCGTCTCGCCCGACGTGCCTGCGGTGTTCGGCTCGCTCGGGATCGAGTCGACGGTCGTCGAGGCCGAGCGCCGGATGGCGCTGGCCCGTTGGCTGGTCGATGCGCGCAATCCTCTGACGCCGCGTGTGATCGTGAATCGTCTCTGGCAGCAACACTTTGGCACAGGCCTCGTTGCCACGCCGTCGGATTTTGGCGCGATGGGCGTACCGCCGTCGCATCCCGAGTTGCTCGATTGGCTCGCGCGGCAGTTGATTGACGCCCACTGGTCGCTCAAGGCTCTGCACCGGCTGATGCTGACTTCGAACACCTATCGTCAGGCGAGCGTGGCTCATGAGTTGGGGCTGCGAACCGACGCGGCCACACAGATGTTGTGGCGCTTTCCCGCACGGCGCCTGGAAATGGAGCCGATTCGTGATTCGATCCTGGCCACCAGTGGCGCCCTGGATCCGACGCGCGGGGGGCCCGGCTTCAACGTTTTCAAGCCCAACGACAACTACGTGCGCGTGTACGATGCGCGCGAGGTGTGGGGGCCAGACGCCTGGCGGCGGATGATTTACGTGCATCGGGTGCGGATGGCCCAGGACGGCGTCTTCGGCGCGCTCGATTGCCCCGACGCCGGTCAACCTGCTCCGCGGCGCAGTCGTTCGACAACGGCCATCCAGGCGCTCAACCTGTTCAACAGTGAATTCATCCGTCAGCAGGCCGAGCTACTGGCAAAACGAGTTCGCGATGCGGGACAGCAAGACCTAAGCTGTCAAGTGCGCCGCGTGTTTGCCGAGACGCTGGCACGCGAGCCGAGCGCCGGCGAGCTCGCGTCGTCGGTTCGCGTGGCCGAAGAGTTCGGCCTGCCGGCGGTCTGC
- a CDS encoding efflux RND transporter periplasmic adaptor subunit: MLAACVLPGCGEESSLTPSGKAPPVVVVKAERTAVPIVITTPGMTRSLRDVVIRARVSGFLKEQHFQEGADVHTGDLLVVIDEEPFQLALAQARAELAQAEAQQVRARESKTHELAAAQLRLHQAQFDQAVIEERRQSQSLARGNATRSEFDQAEAARKKAAAQVEADQAQERQTASDHKTGILASDAAVQQATAALHLAEANLAHCRIMAPATGRIGEMHVKLGNLVSADDNTVLVTIQQLDPMGIEFKVPARHLQEVTELARRGLSLRLTLPGDRLYGEQAQVIFVDNTIDEPTSTVLVKAQVANPQEVILPGECVQTSATIGQYQDVVVFPEQAVLHGPGGPSVYVVDQESHIVALPVKPIDTYQGLSVITAGLEAGQSVVVEGTELVQPGMAVTMTERSIKVPSAAPVETTAVH, translated from the coding sequence ATGCTCGCCGCATGCGTGCTGCCAGGCTGCGGCGAGGAATCGTCGCTAACTCCCTCGGGTAAAGCGCCGCCTGTGGTGGTGGTCAAAGCGGAACGAACTGCGGTGCCGATCGTCATCACGACCCCTGGCATGACGCGCAGCCTGCGCGATGTTGTGATTCGTGCCCGCGTATCGGGATTTCTCAAGGAACAACATTTTCAAGAAGGCGCCGACGTTCATACCGGAGATTTGCTGGTCGTGATCGATGAGGAGCCGTTCCAGTTGGCGCTGGCCCAGGCGCGGGCCGAGCTTGCGCAGGCTGAAGCCCAGCAGGTGCGGGCGCGCGAATCGAAGACGCACGAACTAGCCGCAGCACAGTTGCGACTTCATCAGGCGCAATTCGATCAGGCGGTAATCGAAGAACGTCGGCAATCTCAATCGTTAGCGCGCGGTAACGCCACCCGGTCTGAATTCGATCAGGCCGAGGCGGCTCGCAAGAAAGCCGCCGCCCAGGTCGAAGCCGATCAAGCACAAGAGCGCCAGACGGCCTCGGACCATAAGACCGGGATCTTGGCGAGTGACGCCGCCGTGCAGCAAGCCACGGCCGCCCTGCATCTGGCGGAAGCGAATCTTGCCCATTGCCGCATCATGGCCCCCGCAACGGGTCGGATTGGCGAAATGCACGTCAAGCTTGGCAATCTGGTCAGCGCCGACGACAACACGGTGTTGGTCACGATTCAACAGCTCGATCCGATGGGCATCGAGTTCAAGGTCCCCGCGCGACATTTGCAAGAGGTCACCGAGCTGGCACGGCGCGGGCTGTCACTGCGGCTGACGCTGCCAGGAGATCGCCTGTACGGCGAGCAGGCGCAAGTGATCTTCGTCGATAATACGATCGACGAACCGACGTCGACCGTGTTGGTCAAGGCTCAGGTCGCCAACCCGCAAGAAGTAATTCTGCCTGGTGAGTGCGTGCAGACGAGCGCCACAATCGGTCAGTATCAGGATGTGGTCGTATTTCCTGAACAGGCGGTTTTGCACGGACCCGGCGGCCCGTCGGTCTACGTCGTCGATCAGGAATCGCACATCGTCGCGCTACCGGTTAAACCGATCGACACGTACCAGGGGCTGAGTGTGATCACCGCGGGGCTCGAGGCCGGCCAAAGCGTGGTCGTCGAGGGGACCGAACTCGTGCAGCCAGGCATGGCGGTCACAATGACGGAGCGGTCCATCAAGGTCCCCAGCGCCGCGCCGGTCGAAACAACGGCTGTTCACTAG
- a CDS encoding PVC-type heme-binding CxxCH protein has translation MASTRITLIASQPCGRDFLVRGMARCVWGRVAVGMVVACFLVAGATGASAEEKPVAVEDQDFSAELPRIAPVEPPNAAGTFVTAPGFHVELVAAEPLVTDPIALSFDEQGRLYVVEMHDYSEDAEGNTGVIHLLTDKDGDGRFDTSSVFADKLSWPTAVVCYDGGIFVGAAPDIFYLKDTDGDGRADVMKKVFTGFGRSNVQGLLNSLTWGLDNRIHGATSSSGASVKRADDDKAKPLALGGRDFAFDPLTLAIEATSGGGQYGMSFDNWGHKFVCSNSDHIQQVMFEDRYVARNPYLAAPSARVSIAADGPAAEIYRASPVEPWRVVRTRLRVSGKIQGPIEGGGRASGYFTGATGITIYRGNAWPKQQEAWAIVGDACTNLAHRKRLEPNGLEMIARRIDVDSEFVASKDIWFRPVQFANAPDGNLYIADMYREVIEHPLSLPPMIKKHLDLTSGRDRGRIYRVVADGFAQTALPQMGRATTGELVAMLGHTNGWQRDTAARLLFERQDKSAVPAIEQMVASAPTPEGRVHALYALAGLQVVAPRALLGALADEHPQVRRHAVRLAERTANDSSELRDKLLHMGGAEQDLEVCYQLLFSLGEVNAGGRDTALAKLARRDGTDRWMRLALVSSLAHGIDAVYQDLYMDQAFRATDAGRLLLATLATQAGASGREADVTAVLASVDALPESEADLAGQIVRGLSEGAARQGASLERYLAKRPSGRTREVVARLLEDAQVRARDTNRPAAERVRAVGVLALGPSEAALPVWKDLVDHRQPQEIQLAALAALGRADNDAIAEIILAAWPTLSPRLRSQATESLFARADRLPALLNAIAEDRFKAADLDPVRVQQLLKNPDATIRQRATELLGDIKLGRRQDVIDAYRPLLKLAGDPIAGKKHFQKVCAACHRAEGVGYEIGANLAAMKNRGPEAILVNVLDPNREVNPQFVNYLLTTTDGRVLTGMIDAETATSVTLKRGEGATDTVLRVNIEQLTASGQSLMPEGVEEQLAVPPAERQQALADLIAYLMAVK, from the coding sequence ATGGCGTCCACGCGCATTACTCTCATCGCCAGCCAACCATGCGGTCGGGATTTTCTGGTACGGGGTATGGCCCGCTGCGTTTGGGGCCGCGTGGCCGTCGGTATGGTGGTGGCATGCTTCCTGGTCGCGGGTGCCACCGGTGCATCAGCCGAAGAGAAGCCGGTCGCCGTGGAGGACCAGGACTTCTCGGCGGAATTGCCCCGGATTGCGCCGGTTGAGCCGCCGAACGCGGCGGGCACTTTTGTCACGGCGCCAGGTTTTCACGTGGAACTGGTGGCCGCCGAACCGCTGGTGACCGATCCGATCGCCCTGTCGTTTGATGAGCAGGGCCGGTTGTACGTCGTCGAAATGCACGACTACTCGGAAGACGCTGAAGGCAACACGGGCGTGATCCATTTGCTCACCGACAAAGACGGCGATGGCCGATTCGACACCAGCAGCGTATTCGCCGACAAGCTCTCGTGGCCGACCGCGGTTGTTTGTTACGACGGTGGTATTTTCGTCGGAGCGGCGCCCGATATTTTCTATCTCAAGGATACCGATGGCGACGGCCGCGCCGACGTGATGAAGAAGGTCTTTACGGGCTTCGGACGCAGCAATGTCCAAGGACTTTTGAACAGCTTGACATGGGGGCTCGACAATCGCATCCATGGCGCCACGAGTAGTTCCGGCGCTTCGGTAAAGCGGGCCGACGACGACAAGGCCAAGCCGTTGGCCTTGGGGGGTCGCGATTTTGCCTTCGATCCGCTCACGCTCGCCATCGAGGCTACCAGCGGCGGCGGCCAATACGGCATGAGCTTCGACAACTGGGGGCATAAGTTTGTCTGCTCGAACAGCGACCATATTCAGCAGGTGATGTTCGAAGACCGCTACGTCGCGAGAAATCCTTACCTGGCAGCTCCGAGCGCGCGGGTCAGTATCGCCGCCGATGGCCCAGCGGCCGAAATCTATCGCGCCAGCCCGGTCGAGCCGTGGCGTGTTGTCCGCACGCGATTGCGCGTGTCTGGCAAAATCCAAGGGCCGATCGAAGGCGGAGGACGCGCCAGCGGCTATTTCACAGGCGCCACCGGCATCACGATCTATCGTGGCAACGCCTGGCCGAAGCAGCAGGAAGCGTGGGCGATCGTGGGTGATGCCTGCACGAACCTGGCCCATCGCAAACGCCTCGAACCCAATGGCCTGGAGATGATCGCCCGACGAATCGACGTCGACAGTGAGTTCGTGGCGTCGAAAGATATCTGGTTTCGGCCGGTGCAATTCGCCAATGCTCCCGACGGCAATTTGTACATCGCCGACATGTATCGCGAGGTGATCGAGCATCCGTTGTCGCTGCCGCCGATGATCAAGAAACATCTCGACCTGACCAGCGGTCGAGACCGGGGTCGAATCTATCGTGTGGTCGCCGATGGTTTCGCGCAGACGGCATTGCCGCAAATGGGGCGTGCCACCACGGGCGAACTTGTCGCGATGCTCGGACATACAAACGGATGGCAGCGTGACACGGCGGCACGATTGCTCTTCGAGCGGCAAGACAAATCCGCCGTACCGGCCATCGAGCAAATGGTTGCGAGTGCGCCGACACCCGAGGGACGCGTGCATGCGCTCTATGCCCTCGCCGGGCTCCAGGTCGTGGCGCCGCGGGCTCTACTGGGGGCACTTGCCGACGAGCACCCGCAGGTACGCCGGCATGCGGTGCGGCTGGCCGAGCGCACGGCAAATGACTCGTCCGAGCTGCGCGACAAGTTGCTGCATATGGGCGGCGCGGAACAAGATCTCGAAGTCTGTTACCAATTGCTGTTCAGCCTGGGCGAGGTGAACGCCGGGGGGCGCGACACGGCCTTGGCGAAACTAGCCCGCCGCGACGGCACAGATCGGTGGATGCGATTGGCCCTTGTCAGTTCGCTGGCCCACGGCATCGACGCGGTCTACCAGGATTTGTACATGGACCAGGCCTTTCGCGCCACCGATGCCGGCCGGCTGTTGCTGGCCACGTTGGCGACGCAAGCGGGCGCCTCGGGGCGCGAAGCGGATGTGACGGCGGTTCTCGCTTCGGTCGACGCGTTGCCTGAGTCCGAGGCGGACCTGGCCGGGCAGATCGTGCGCGGCTTGAGCGAAGGAGCGGCACGGCAAGGGGCCTCGCTCGAGCGCTACCTGGCCAAGCGGCCGTCGGGCCGCACGCGCGAAGTAGTCGCCCGATTGCTTGAGGATGCGCAAGTCCGCGCGCGTGATACCAATCGCCCCGCCGCAGAACGGGTACGGGCGGTTGGCGTGTTGGCATTGGGCCCCTCCGAGGCGGCGCTGCCAGTATGGAAAGATCTGGTCGACCATCGTCAACCGCAAGAAATTCAACTGGCGGCCTTGGCTGCGTTGGGGCGAGCGGACAATGACGCTATCGCTGAGATCATCCTCGCTGCCTGGCCGACGTTGAGTCCTCGCTTGCGCTCGCAGGCAACGGAATCGTTGTTTGCCCGCGCCGATCGATTGCCGGCGTTGTTGAACGCCATCGCGGAGGATCGGTTCAAAGCGGCCGATCTCGATCCGGTGCGCGTGCAGCAGCTGTTGAAGAATCCGGACGCCACGATCCGACAACGAGCGACGGAATTGTTGGGCGATATCAAGTTAGGCCGACGACAGGACGTTATCGATGCCTATCGTCCGCTGCTGAAATTGGCCGGGGATCCCATCGCCGGCAAGAAGCACTTCCAAAAAGTGTGCGCTGCGTGCCATCGGGCCGAAGGCGTGGGATACGAGATCGGCGCGAACCTGGCAGCGATGAAAAATCGTGGGCCCGAGGCGATCCTGGTCAATGTGCTCGACCCCAACCGCGAGGTGAACCCGCAGTTCGTCAACTATCTGCTCACCACGACCGACGGACGGGTGCTTACCGGCATGATCGACGCTGAAACGGCCACCAGCGTTACGTTAAAGCGCGGGGAAGGGGCCACGGATACGGTGCTACGCGTCAACATCGAGCAACTCACGGCGAGTGGCCAGTCATTGATGCCCGAAGGGGTCGAGGAACAGCTCGCCGTTCCGCCAGCCGAGCGCCAACAAGCTCTGGCGGATCTGATTGCCTATTTGATGGCCGTGAAATAA